The following nucleotide sequence is from Candidatus Poribacteria bacterium.
ACGTAAAAGCCATACACCTCCTAAATATCTAAAAGATGCTTGACAGTCGTTCTCAGGGAAAGAATTTGTCTAAACGACACATCCGAAAAACACACGACTCAAAACTTTTCGTAAGGTGCTTTTAAAGCACGCAGTTGGGGCATCAACTGTTGGAGTAGGCTTCATAAGACTGGTATTACCAGCAAAAGTCGTTGATACCACAATCTCACGCAAAGCACAGCATTCTAAAGAATCTCTGTGCTTTAGCACAGAGAGTATGTCAAAATTTTAATTACCTATCGCAAGCCCTTGGCTTGTTAATACGCATTAAATCTTTTTAACAGCAATTTTCAAACCCCTGCAAGTTACATCACAAAGGGCATGCTGTTAATCCAACATCAAGAGGAGATATAATAACAATGAACAGGCTTGAGCCACGCCCATTCTGGCGGATAACACTACTGGCAATCGTCGGCATCTTAGTAACGGCTTTGTCTGCCACAGCAAATTGGGATATCCTTCAAAAACAAGACCCCGAAATTCGGGACTATATGTCGATCTCGTTCACAAGCGCGAAAAATGGTTGGGCAGTCGGTGTTTCGCCCCTGGAATTAGACTATCCCGGTTTTGTCGGATATACGACAGATGGTGGAGCAACATGGAATAAAGCCGAAATTGATGTGGACGCTCAACTCGCCAGGGTCTATTTCTTAGATGAAAATCACGGGTGGGCAATCGGCGAAAACGGCAAGATTGTCGCCACGACTAACGGTAAAGATTGGGAAATACAAACCAGCAAGGTTGACAACCCGCTTAAAGGAATCTACTTCGCCAATAAAGATGTAGGATTCGCTGTCGGTGCCAACGATACCATTCTCTCAACAAAAACAGGAGGGCGGACTTGGAAGGTGCTGCAAGGTGGGGTAATCGGTGCTGTTGGTGATGACGAAGCAACGATGTACAACGCCGTTCAGTTCCTTGATGAATCCACAGGCTGGGTTGCTGGCGTACACCTTGTCCCCCAAGTCAGTCAAAATAGCGTGATTCAGAAGACGATGGATGGTGGACAGACTTGGGAAGCACAAGAGACTGGCGCGGAAGATGTGCTTGAAGACCTCTTTTTCTTAGATGATAAGCACGGCTGGGCTGTCGGTGAAAACGGTCTTATCCTCCACACGAGCAACGGTGGCGACAAATGGACTATACAGACAAGCGGCACTGAAGAAACACTAAGAAGCATCCAATTCGCTGACAAATATATGGGTTGGGCTGTTGGTGGAGACTTAGGTGTCGGTGTGATTGTACATACCAATGACGGTGGTAAAAACTGGGAAGTCCAAGATCCGGGTGATGACATGGTCCAACGGTTCCGGATGAATAGTGTTTTCATTTTAGACAAACAGGTCTGGTTAGCAGGTGGAAACGGCGTAATCTTGCTGGGAAAATAAATTATACTTAGCTTGATGACATTTCGCTGCGCAAAGGTTGAATAACTAATATTAGGTCATCAGTGAATGGTTAAGGGACGGAGGTAGAATTTTGGAAACATCCACATTCGCAACGCGGATGAGTCGATTGGGAACAGAGTCCGCATTTGAGGTGCTTGCCAAAGCCAAACAACTCGAGGCACAAGGTAAGGACATCATTCACCTTGAGATAGGACAGCCAGATTTCCCAACACCGAGCAATATTATTGAGGCAGCTTACAAAGCCATGAAGGAAGGGCATACCGGCTATTGTCCATCTGCTGGTGTGCCAGCATTTCGTGAGGTCGTTGCACAGCATATAACTGATACGCGAGGCATTACAATACATCCTGACGAGGTCACGGTAACCCCCGGCGCGAAGCCAATCATCTTCTTTACTATCCTCGCTCTAATAGACGATGGTGATGAAGTGATTTATCCTGAGCCGGGTTT
It contains:
- a CDS encoding YCF48-related protein, translated to MNRLEPRPFWRITLLAIVGILVTALSATANWDILQKQDPEIRDYMSISFTSAKNGWAVGVSPLELDYPGFVGYTTDGGATWNKAEIDVDAQLARVYFLDENHGWAIGENGKIVATTNGKDWEIQTSKVDNPLKGIYFANKDVGFAVGANDTILSTKTGGRTWKVLQGGVIGAVGDDEATMYNAVQFLDESTGWVAGVHLVPQVSQNSVIQKTMDGGQTWEAQETGAEDVLEDLFFLDDKHGWAVGENGLILHTSNGGDKWTIQTSGTEETLRSIQFADKYMGWAVGGDLGVGVIVHTNDGGKNWEVQDPGDDMVQRFRMNSVFILDKQVWLAGGNGVILLGK